The genomic DNA TTTCAGACTACGGTTTACAGCTTCGTGAGAAGCAAAAAGTTCGTCGTTTATACGGTATTCTTGAAAAGCAATTCCGCAACTACTATAAAGCCGCTGCTCGCCTTCAAGGCAACACCGGTGAAAACTTGCTGCAATTGTTAGAAAGCCGTCTAGATAACGTTGTTTATCGTCTAGGTTTTGGTGCTACTCGCGCTGAAGCTCGCCAGCTAGTAAGCCATAAAGCAATTCTAGTAAACGGTAAAGTGGTAAACATTCCTTCTTACAAGGTATTGCCAGAAGACGTTATCAGTGTTCGTGAAAAATCTAAGAAGCAAGCACGTATCGTTGCATCTTTAGAAATTGCCGGACAACGTGAAGCGGCATCGTGGATAGAAGTAGACGCTACTAAAATGGAAGGCACTTTTAAACGCCTACCTGAGCGCACTGACTTGTCTGCGGAAATTAACGAACAGCTGATCGTCGAACTTTACTCTAAGTAAAGTTGAATTATAGAGAGGACACAATGCAGGGTTCTGTAACAGAGTTTCTAAAACCAAGGCTAGTTGAGATTGAACAAGTTAGCCCAACTCGTGCAAAGGTTACGCTTGAGCCATTAGAGCGTGGTTTTGGCCACACTTTAGGTAACGCTCTTCGTCGTATTCTTTTATCTTCTATGCCAGGTTGTGCGGTAACTGAAGTTGAAATCGACGGCGTGTTGCATGAGTACAGCAGTAAGGAAGGCGTTCAAGAAGATGTCTTGGAAATCTTGCTAAACCTGAAAGGTATTGCTGTGAAGTTAGAAGGTAAAGACGAAGTAACCCTTAGTCTTACCAAGTCTGGAGCAGGTCCTGTGGTTGCAGGCGACATTCAGCACGATGCGGATGTCGAAATCGCGAATCCTGAGCACGTTATTTGTCACCTAAGTAGCAATGCTGAAATCAGCATGCGAATTAAGGTTGAACGTGGTCGTGGATACGTACCAGCTTCAGTTCGGGTTCACTCTGAAGATGAAGAGCGTCCAATTGGTCGTTTGCTAACTGACGCAGCTTACAGCCCAGTAGAGCGTATTGCTTATACTGTTGAAGCTGCCCGTGTGGAGCAACGCACCGACTTGGACAAATTGGTTATCGATATGGAAACCAATGGTACTCTTGATCCAGAGGAAGCCATCCGCCGCAGTGCAACTATTCTTGCCGAGCAATTGGATGCCTTCGTTGACTTACGTGACGTAAGTGAGCCTGAAGAA from Agarivorans gilvus includes the following:
- a CDS encoding DNA-directed RNA polymerase subunit alpha — its product is MQGSVTEFLKPRLVEIEQVSPTRAKVTLEPLERGFGHTLGNALRRILLSSMPGCAVTEVEIDGVLHEYSSKEGVQEDVLEILLNLKGIAVKLEGKDEVTLSLTKSGAGPVVAGDIQHDADVEIANPEHVICHLSSNAEISMRIKVERGRGYVPASVRVHSEDEERPIGRLLTDAAYSPVERIAYTVEAARVEQRTDLDKLVIDMETNGTLDPEEAIRRSATILAEQLDAFVDLRDVSEPEEKEEKPEFDPILLRPVDDLELTVRSANCLKAEAIHYIGDLVQRTEVELLKTPNLGKKSLTEIKDVLASRGLSLGMRLENWPPASIADK
- the rpsD gene encoding 30S ribosomal protein S4 codes for the protein MARYLGPKLKLSRREGTDLFLKSGVRAIDTKCKLDTAPGQHGARKARLSDYGLQLREKQKVRRLYGILEKQFRNYYKAAARLQGNTGENLLQLLESRLDNVVYRLGFGATRAEARQLVSHKAILVNGKVVNIPSYKVLPEDVISVREKSKKQARIVASLEIAGQREAASWIEVDATKMEGTFKRLPERTDLSAEINEQLIVELYSK